A part of Streptomyces sp. NBC_01451 genomic DNA contains:
- a CDS encoding UDP-N-acetylmuramoyl-tripeptide--D-alanyl-D-alanine ligase, whose amino-acid sequence MSLTSIAAVVGGRLANVLDRKAQVTQPARVDSREIVPGALFVALKGQYTDGHDYVEAAIAGGAVAALVTRPVGFPAIVVEDVLTAFARLGRALLHDPLATATVVAVTGSAGKTSTKDFIAQVLPGTVVCTPQSFNNETGLPLTITLGDKTTDYLVLEMGARHIGDIRDLTWIAPPDISVITNVGTAHLGEFGSRQNIAQATGEIVEALQPDGLAVLNADDDFTAAIRLRTRGRVVTYGLSEQATVRAVDVTTDGQGRASYTLTAPEGSAPVHLQSAGDVQVPNSLAAAAVAREAGLRVQESAARLSQALPRSRWRMETTTRADGVTIVNDAYNANPHSMRHALNALASMTGGRDQRSIAVLGRMNELGDDARTSHEEIGRHAAERDLDQIILVGEDEAGWMQDGVRSSGGTALHLPDQDTALDLLRNTLRSGDVVLIKAGRDVQLQQLADALLQPSPHPTGA is encoded by the coding sequence ATGTCCTTGACCAGCATCGCCGCCGTCGTCGGCGGCCGGCTCGCCAATGTCCTCGACCGCAAGGCCCAGGTCACGCAGCCCGCCCGCGTCGACTCCCGCGAGATCGTCCCCGGAGCCTTGTTCGTCGCGCTGAAGGGCCAGTACACCGATGGCCATGACTACGTCGAGGCCGCCATCGCAGGCGGTGCGGTCGCGGCCCTCGTCACCCGGCCCGTGGGCTTCCCCGCGATCGTCGTCGAGGATGTCCTGACCGCGTTCGCACGCCTCGGCCGCGCCCTCCTCCACGACCCCCTGGCCACCGCCACGGTGGTGGCCGTCACCGGCTCGGCCGGCAAGACAAGCACGAAGGACTTCATCGCCCAGGTGCTGCCCGGCACCGTGGTCTGCACCCCGCAGTCCTTCAACAACGAGACCGGCCTGCCGCTGACCATCACCCTGGGCGACAAGACCACCGACTACCTCGTCCTGGAGATGGGAGCCCGCCACATCGGCGACATCCGGGACCTCACCTGGATCGCCCCGCCGGACATCAGCGTCATCACCAACGTCGGCACCGCACACCTCGGCGAGTTCGGCAGCCGGCAGAACATCGCCCAGGCCACGGGCGAGATCGTCGAAGCCCTCCAGCCCGACGGACTCGCCGTCCTGAACGCCGACGACGACTTCACCGCAGCCATCCGCCTGCGCACCCGGGGCAGGGTCGTCACCTACGGGCTGAGCGAACAGGCCACCGTCCGCGCCGTCGACGTCACCACCGACGGTCAGGGCCGGGCCTCCTACACCCTCACCGCCCCCGAGGGCAGCGCCCCCGTCCACCTCCAGTCCGCCGGCGACGTACAGGTTCCCAACAGCCTGGCCGCCGCCGCCGTCGCCCGCGAAGCCGGACTCCGCGTGCAGGAGAGCGCCGCACGCCTGTCCCAGGCCCTCCCGCGCTCCCGGTGGCGGATGGAGACGACCACCCGCGCCGACGGCGTCACGATCGTCAACGACGCCTACAACGCCAACCCCCACTCGATGCGCCACGCCCTGAACGCACTCGCCTCCATGACCGGCGGACGCGACCAGCGCTCCATCGCCGTCCTGGGCCGGATGAACGAACTCGGCGACGACGCGCGCACCTCCCACGAGGAGATCGGCCGCCACGCCGCCGAACGGGACCTGGACCAGATCATCCTGGTGGGAGAGGACGAAGCCGGATGGATGCAGGACGGCGTGCGCAGCAGCGGCGGGACAGCCCTCCACCTGCCCG